One genomic region from Anthonomus grandis grandis chromosome 1, icAntGran1.3, whole genome shotgun sequence encodes:
- the LOC126741090 gene encoding uncharacterized protein LOC126741090, translating into METREFNIEKLITEVQLRPAIWDMRDDNYSNRIKKKQAWEEVTTEFLSAAASVEEKKIIGPMLQKKWKNVRDRYSKHLSESKGKSGQGRKGKTPYMFAQQLSFLSDVVQRRATESSLDATHELAATDDETAATPQEGTDKDASIEPPDQPNTTKRESRKRQQQQHYGEERIKKKKNDSVETVLCEALQTHTDIQKGKLMKEKESVDDDKHFLLSLLPFFKKIPVDNKLLVRMELMALLNRHICPPPHQHHATTFSEPPSHFQPHVEPPSWYTHSLPPQNSLPQQHQPTSTPHLQNQPGPSGLQRVAPPESQFSPYSLDGSEHMSL; encoded by the exons ATGGAAACCAGGGAATTcaacatagaaaaattaattactgaggTTCAATTGAGGCCAGCGATTTGGGATATGCGTGATGATAATTATtcaaacagaataaaaaaaaaacaggcatGGGAAGAAGTTACTACAGAATTTCTAAGCGCAGCTGCTTCtgttgaggaaaaaaaaattatag gtcctatgctacaaaaaaaatggaaaaatgtcaGGGACAGATATTCCAAACACCTTTCCGAAAGTAAAGGCAAATCTGGGCAAGGCCGGAAAGGAAAAACCCCATATATGTTTGCCCAACAGCTCTCATTTTTGTCGGATGTGGTCCAAAGAAGGGCAACAGAGAGTTCGCTCGATGCAACACATGAATTGGCAGCCACAGATGATGAGACTGCAGCCACGCCTCAGGAAGGTACAGATAAAGATGCATCGATAGAGCCACCAGATCAACCAAATACAACCAAGCGGGAATCCCGAAAAAGGCAGCAGCAACAGCATTATGGTGAAGAGCgcattaagaagaaaaaaaatgattcggTAGAAACAGTTTTGTGTGAAGCTCTTCAAACACACACCGATATTCAAAAAGGAAAACtgatgaaagaaaaagaaagtgtGGATGATGACAAGCATTTTTTGTTGTCATTgttgccattttttaaaaaaattccagttgATAACAAGTTGTTGGTCAGAATGGAATTGATGGCTTTATTAAATAGGCATATTTGTCCACCTCCACACCAACATCATGCTACTACATTCTCCGAACCACCTAGTCACTTCCAACCCCACGTTGAACCACCATCATGGTATACACATTCATTGCCTCCACAGAATTCATTACCACAACAACATCAACCAACTTCAACACCACACCTTCAGAATCAGCCAGGGCCTTCTGGGCTACAACGAGTTGCGCCACCCGAATCCCAATTCTCACCATATTCTCTTGATGGTTCAGAGCATATGAGTTTATAG
- the LOC126743129 gene encoding tRNA-specific adenosine deaminase 1, giving the protein MSPNKIADLSVTLYNSLPKTGKPKGNEWTILSSIVQEGPNGNFTVVSLGTGSKCIGQSKMCPNGTILNDSHAEVICRRGFIRYLLSEINPASKIFNLNKQTNKFILKNGIKFHFFTTHVPCGDAAIFPKDSEEDCGRILRYNNSNVEPANKKRKIEEDIYRTGAKCLRNDFRQDPKGEGQDYHVLGAVRIKPGRGDPTQSVSCSDKLAKWCHLGLQGALLMHFLEIPVYFETFVILTGTPFSCEALERALSKRLGDVKLIKPYKRHVPFICVADKVDFCHKKSDGKQPCDTSIIWFIEGEEKVLEVAVNGRRQGVTKKQLLKKGNLTVCKSDIFKVFLKKFDKENVSYKEAKESSRNYQNNWGILKESFGAWTLKDPALLEFNVT; this is encoded by the exons ATGTCCCCCAATAAAATTGCCGATTTATCTGTGACCCTCTATAATTCTCTACCGAAAACCGGTAAACCAAAAGGAAACGAATGGACGATTCTATCTTCTATCGTCCAAGAGGGACCAAATGGTAATTTTACGGTGGTATCTTTGGGCACCGGATCTAAATGCATTGGACAATCGAAGATGTGCCCCAATGGGACAATTCTGAACGACAGTCATGCGGAGGTAATATGCCGAAGGGGCTTTATAAGGTACTTACTTAGCGAAATTAACCCGgcctctaaaatttttaatttaaataagcaaacCAATAAATTTATCCTGAAAAACGGAatcaaatttcacttttttactACTCATGTACCTTGTGGAGACGCGGCGATATTTCCCAAAGATAGTGAGGAGGATTGCGGGCGGATACTTCGTTATAATAACTCGAATGTTGAGCCAGCAAATAAAAAGAGGAAAATTGAGGAGGATATATATCGAACAGGGGCCAAATGCCTAAGAAATGATTTTAGGCAAGACCCAAAAGGTGAGGGCCAAGATTACCATGTGTTAGGGGCAGTGAGAATAAAACCAG GCAGAGGGGATCCTACTCAGTCAGTGTCTTGCAGTGACAAACTGGCTAAATGGTGCCATCTGGGGCTCCAGGGAGCCCTCCTAATGCATTTTTTGGAAATCCCTGTTTATTTTGAAACATTTGTGATTTTAACAGGCACCCCTTTTTCTTGTGAGGCCCTTGAAAGAGCTTTGTCGAAGAGGCTTGGAGATGTTAAACTTATTAAGCCTTATAAAAGACATGTACCATTCATTTGTGTGGCAGATAAAGTGGATTTTTGTCATAAAAAGTCTGATGGAAAGCAACCATGTGATACCAGCATAATTTGGTTCATTGAAGGGGAGGAAAA ggTCTTAGAGGTAGCAGTGAATGGAAGGAGGCAAGGTGTCACAAAGAAACAGCTTCTAAAAAAAGGGAACTTGACAGTTTGCAAAAGTGACATATTTAAAgtgtttttgaagaaatttgaCAAAGAGAATGTTAGTTATAAGGAAGCCAAGGAGTCAAGCAGAAATTACCAGAATAATTGGGGCATTTTAAAAGAAAGCTTTGGTGCTTGGACATTAAAGGATCCTGCCTTGTTGGAGTTTAATGTAACTTAG